One genomic window of Punica granatum isolate Tunisia-2019 chromosome 1, ASM765513v2, whole genome shotgun sequence includes the following:
- the LOC116214404 gene encoding long-chain-alcohol oxidase FAO4A — MERTNMAGGDAKFMVAPKGCTELELDCETVIEIGDIDNISSQFGSGRGGGGDHRMRRVNYVNSLSARQMESLTALCDTFLPSVEPPASVSSDDESMAEFYRTSASMAGTPELVGGLISERLRHPKLWLLKLALWALSTWIGTLVMCGCLSVTCDFPFFHSFPQLPLQRREEIVIAWSLSWIHILRVLAKSIKFLTLLVFFTQVNEKEENLSWKAIGYCGPDPEFKTRGSRPERSSQDEPEHLEPEVELGQDDPKEEMFGPLYKGLVNMTHPREMVADTLRKSGFPVGVCPLEYNTPKLCLPSLSIRCDVVVVGSGSGGGVVAGVLAKAGYKVLVLEKGNYRARSNLSLLEGPTMDQMYLSSGMLATKDMSTLILAGSTVGGGSTINWSASIRTPQHVMDEWSDQHNLELFGSKLYREAMDVVCKRMEVQPEVDEEGFNNAVLRKGCRELGYPVNNIPRNSASDHYCGWCCLGCKDGRKKGTAETWLMDLIGSGNGLILPGCEAVEIMHGPGKGGRGRSTARGVLFEFECNGTKEMCIAESKFTVVACGALSTPALLRRSGLMNPNIGRNLHLHPVAMAWGYFPDTGSPGQWPETEKRSYTGGIMTAMSTVAANLDRSGYGAVIQTPALHPGMFSVLMPWASGLDIKARMCKYARTAHIFALARDRGSGTVLSPDLVTYRMDATDELNLQKGLDKVLRILAAAGAEEIGTHNSRGKTLNVKRASSHEFEKFVKEESSKPLRNLSAPVSSAHQMGSCRMGTDPKGSAVNPMGETWEVEGLYVADTSVFPTALGVNPMVTVQAIAYCTAQSVLESLRRKKERLI; from the exons ATGGAGCGAACTAACATGGCGGGGGGAGACGCTAAATTTATGGTGGCTCCGAAGGGTTGCACCGAGCTAGAATTGGACTGCGAGACCGTGATAGAGATCGGAGACATAGACAATATCAGCTCGCAATTTGGTAgtggaagaggaggaggaggagatcaTAGAATGAGAAGGGTTAATTACGTGAACTCGCTCTCGGCCCGTCAGATGGAGTCCTTGACCGCTCTCTGCGACACCTTCTTGCCCTCTGTTGAACCTCCTGCCAGCGTCTCCTCTGACGATGAGTCCATGGCTGAGTTCTACCGGACTTCTGCTTCGATGGCTGGAACTCCTGAATTG gTAGGAGGGCTGATAAGCGAGAGGCTGAGACACCCGAAGCTGTGGCTTCTGAAGTTGGCGCTGTGGGCGCTGTCGACGTGGATCGGGACGCTCGTCATGTGCGGCTGTTTGAGCGTTACTTGTGACTTCCCCTTCTTCCACAGCTTCCCTCAGCTCCCGCTGCAGCGCAGGGAAGAGATCGTGATCGCCTGGTCCCTTAGCTGGATTCACATCCTGAGGGTACTCGCCAAGTCCATCAAGTTCCTCACCCTCCTCGTCTTTTTCACTCAG GTAAATGAAAAGGAAGAGAACCTCTCCTGGAAGGCAATTGGATACTGTGGGCCCGACCCAGAGTTTAAGACCCGAGGGTCACGACCCGAGAGGTCGAGCCAAGACGAGCCCGAACATTTGGAACCTGAGGTTGAACTGGGGCAGGATGATCCCAAAGAGGAAATGTTTGGACCCCTTTATAAAGGTCTTGTTAACATGACACACCCGAGGGAGATGGTAGCAGATACCCTCCGGAAATCTGGATTTCCTGTTGGCGTATGCCCGTTAGAGTACAACACGCCCAAGCTGTGCCTTCCGTCACTCAGCATCCGATGTGATGTCGTCGTGGTGGGGTCGGGCTCAGGTGGTGGTGTTGTGGCCGGTGTGCTAGCAAAGGCAGGGTACAAAGTGCTTGTCCTAGAGAAGGGAAACTATCGTGCTAGGTCTAACCTTTCACTCCTCGAAGGACCGACCATGGACCAGATGTACTTGTCCAGCGGCATGCTGGCGACCAAGGACATGAGCACATTGATCCTTGCCGGCTCAACAGTCGGTGGAGGATCCACGATTAACTGGTCTGCCTCGATTCGAACCCCTCAGCACGTGATGGATGAGTGGTCTGACCAGCACAACCTAGAACTCTTCGGCAGCAAGCTGTATCGGGAAGCAATGGATGTCGTATGCAAGAGGATGGAAGTGCAGCCAGAAGTTGACGAAGAAGGTTTCAATAACGCGGTACTAAGGAAAGGTTGCCGAGAGTTAGGTTACCCCGTGAACAACATTCCCCGGAATTCTGCATCGGACCATTACTGTGGTTGGTGTTGCTTGGGCTGCAAGGATGGGAGGAAAAAGGGCACCGCTGAGACATGGCTCATGGATTTGATTGGTTCGGGCAATGGGTTGATTCTCCCCGGGTGCGAAGCTGTGGAAATCATGCACGGGCCTGGAAAGGGAGGTAGGGGTCGGAGCACAGCAAGAGGAGTCCTCTTCGAGTTTGAGTGCAATGGGACAAAAGAGATGTGCATTGCCGAGTCGAAGTTCACTGTTGTAGCCTGTGGAGCTCTTAGCACGCCGGCTTTACTAAGAAGAAGCGGCTTGATGAATCCCAACATTGGAAGGAACTTGCATCTCCACCCTGTGGCAATGGCTTGGGGGTATTTCCCCGACACAGGTTCGCCCGGTCAGTGGCCAGAGACAGAGAAGAGGAGCTATACGGGAGGGATAATGACGGCAATGTCCACCGTGGCAGCGAATCTTGACCGATCAGGATATGGAGCAGTGATACAGACTCCGGCACTGCACCCTGGAATGTTCTCAGTCCTGATGCCATGGGCCTCGGGTCTCGATATAAAGGCCCGTATGTGCAAGTACGCCCGGACGGCTCATATATTTGCACTTGCAAGAGATAGAGGGTCAGGAACAGTCTTGTCTCCGGACTTGGTTACTTACCGGATGGATGCAACCGATGAGTTGAACTTGCAGAAGGGGCTTGATAAGGTACTAAGGATACTAGCAGCAGCGGGGGCAGAAGAAATCGGGACCCACAACTCCCGGGGGAAGACACTGAATGTGAAGCGGGCAAGCTCGCATGAGTTCGAGAAATTTGTGAAGGAAGAGAGCTCGAAACCGCTAAGGAACCTCTCAGCCCCAGTCAGCTCGGCCCATCAGATGGGGAGCTGCAGGATGGGGACCGATCCCAAGGGATCAGCCGTGAACCCAATGGGTGAGACATGGGAGGTGGAGGGACTGTACGTGGCAGACACAAGCGTATTCCCGACAGCTCTGGGCGTGAATCCGATGGTCACAGTCCAGGCAATTGCTTACTGTACCGCGCAATCCGTTCTCGAATCTCTTAGGCGGAAGAAAGAACGATTAATTTGA
- the LOC116214407 gene encoding decapping 5-like protein isoform X1, which translates to MASEATHPPSSSSNAADSFIGSLVSLISRSDIRYEGFLYCLDVKDATIGLKNVKSYGTEGRRKDGPQVPPSEKVYEFILFRGSDIKDLQVKSSPPAKSEEQLYNDPAIIQTHYPGVSFSSPPVAVGGKSQFHDSPAVITRVKPEELHPYQSGVHLSVVHQTQSAQSLSASRFSTPISLQSYNRAVISPVDHTHHSIPSLSQPSPLVPGTVQNQVQLSDHQSSVLTTTSEGTNPIPTSVASFPVHPTLSSSPTLMQLFNSPVLSSSTPNLSLSPFSPLVPSNNLAMPPMVNSQAVPDRSLAYPAASGRPTLGPPLTPPPSTPAPNQLAQPGFNVLPQMQKRVSNNYMGTAMPAEADIFSISSQTPGKPLLPPPTPAPQPESEGSFVSKAHPSKYATYFVESLICCLVNLLPQQNSSAPFTEEFDFEAMNEKFKKDEVWGALGKLDKRDIAETEESAFDQNFGVRESNGLSVKNSATAAYKKDDFFDMISCNSLSQGARTGQNRFSERMKMDAETFGNFRVRPPHQNYGTYGAGRGQNYRGQYSWGRGYGYGGRGNSRNMP; encoded by the exons ATGGCGTCTGAGGCTACACATCCACCGTCGAGCAGCTCCAACGCGGCTGATTCGTTCATTGGGAGCTTGGTAAGCTTGATTTCCAGGTCCGATATCCGTTATGAGGGCTTCCTGTATTGCCTCGACGTCAAGGATGCCACCATCGGCTTAAAGAACG TAAAATCTTATGGAACTGAGGGGCGGAGGAAAGATGGACCTCAAGTTCCTCCAAGTGAGAAGGTCTACGAGTTTATTCTTTTTCGAGGAAGTGACATCAAG GATTTGCAAGTAAAGTCTTCCCCACCTGCTAAATCAGAAGAACAACTTTACAATGATCCGGCTATAATCCAG ACGCACTACCCTGGGGTGTCTTTTTCATCACCCCCAGTCGCAGTTGGTGGCAAAAGTCAGTTCCATGACTCTCCTGCTGTGATAACTAGAGTGAAGCCAGAAGAGCTGCATCCTTATCAGTCTGGAGTGCATCTTAGTGTAGTGCATCAAACTCAATCTGCTCAGAGTCTTTCTGCATCACGATTCTCAACACCAATTTCCTTGCAAAGTTACAATAGGGCAGTCATCAGTCCTGTTGACCATACACATCATAGCATCCCTTCATTGTCCCAGCCCAGTCCATTAGTTCCTGGGACAGTGCAAAATCAAGTCCAACTTTCTGACCATCAGTCGTCTGTCTTGACTACCACATCTGAAGGCACTAATCCCATTCCTACATCAGTAGCATCATTTCCTGTACATCCAACTCTttcatcttctccaacactaATGCAACTTTTCAACTCCCCTGTTCTTTCATCATCCACCCCAAACTTGTCCCTATCTCCTTTTTCACCATTGGTCCCTTCTAATAATCTAGCTATGCCACCAATGGTTAACAGTCAGGCAGTTCCTGACCGTTCCTTGGCTTATCCTGCTGCCTCTGGAAGACCTACTTTAGGTCCCCCGCTAACACCACCGCCGTCTACCCCAGCACCAAATCAATTGGCACAACCTGGATTCAATGTACTTCCTCAAATGCAGAAACGTGTCTCTAACAATTATATGGGCACTGCAATGCCAGCAGAAGCTGATATATTCTCAATTTCTAGCCAAACTCCTGGAAAACCACTATTGCCACCTCCAACTCCTGCACCCCAG CCTGAAAGTGAAGGTTCATTTGTTAGCAAGGCTCATCCCAGCAAATACGCAACATATTTCGTGGAGAGTCTAATATGTTGCCTTGTCAACTTGCTGCCACAGCAAAACTCTTCCGCTCCATTCACCGaagaatttgattttgaaGCCATGAATGAGAAGTTTAAAAAGGATGAAGTATGGGGTGCCCTTGGAAAGTTAGATAAAAGGGATATAGCTGAAACTGAGGAGTCTGCATTTGATCAAAACTTTGGGGTTCGAGAGAGCAATGGCCTCTCAGTGAAGAACAGTGCCACG GCTGCATATAAGAAGGATGATTTCTTTGACATGATATCCTGCAATTCACTATCTCAAGGAGCAAGGACTGGTCAGAACAGATTCTCCGAGAGGATGAAGATGGATGCTGAG ACTTTTGGTAACTTTCGGGTCAGGCCTCCTCATCAAAATTATGGTACCTATGGTGCTGGCCGTGGTCAGAATTACCGCGGTCAGTACAGCTGGGGAAGAGGATATGGCTATGGCGGGAGAGGGAACAGCAGAAACATGCCCTAA
- the LOC116214407 gene encoding decapping 5-like protein isoform X2 translates to MASEATHPPSSSSNAADSFIGSLVSLISRSDIRYEGFLYCLDVKDATIGLKNVKSYGTEGRRKDGPQVPPSEKVYEFILFRGSDIKDLQVKSSPPAKSEEQLYNDPAIIQTHYPGVSFSSPPVAVGGKSQFHDSPAVITRVKPEELHPYQSGVHLSVVHQTQSAQSLSASRFSTPISLQSYNRAVISPVDHTHHSIPSLSQPSPLVPGTVQNQVQLSDHQSSVLTTTSEGTNPIPTSVASFPVHPTLSSSPTLMQLFNSPVLSSSTPNLSLSPFSPLVPSNNLAMPPMVNSQAVPDRSLAYPAASGRPTLGPPLTPPPSTPAPNQLAQPGFNVLPQMQKRVSNNYMGTAMPAEADIFSISSQTPGKPLLPPPTPAPQQNSSAPFTEEFDFEAMNEKFKKDEVWGALGKLDKRDIAETEESAFDQNFGVRESNGLSVKNSATAAYKKDDFFDMISCNSLSQGARTGQNRFSERMKMDAETFGNFRVRPPHQNYGTYGAGRGQNYRGQYSWGRGYGYGGRGNSRNMP, encoded by the exons ATGGCGTCTGAGGCTACACATCCACCGTCGAGCAGCTCCAACGCGGCTGATTCGTTCATTGGGAGCTTGGTAAGCTTGATTTCCAGGTCCGATATCCGTTATGAGGGCTTCCTGTATTGCCTCGACGTCAAGGATGCCACCATCGGCTTAAAGAACG TAAAATCTTATGGAACTGAGGGGCGGAGGAAAGATGGACCTCAAGTTCCTCCAAGTGAGAAGGTCTACGAGTTTATTCTTTTTCGAGGAAGTGACATCAAG GATTTGCAAGTAAAGTCTTCCCCACCTGCTAAATCAGAAGAACAACTTTACAATGATCCGGCTATAATCCAG ACGCACTACCCTGGGGTGTCTTTTTCATCACCCCCAGTCGCAGTTGGTGGCAAAAGTCAGTTCCATGACTCTCCTGCTGTGATAACTAGAGTGAAGCCAGAAGAGCTGCATCCTTATCAGTCTGGAGTGCATCTTAGTGTAGTGCATCAAACTCAATCTGCTCAGAGTCTTTCTGCATCACGATTCTCAACACCAATTTCCTTGCAAAGTTACAATAGGGCAGTCATCAGTCCTGTTGACCATACACATCATAGCATCCCTTCATTGTCCCAGCCCAGTCCATTAGTTCCTGGGACAGTGCAAAATCAAGTCCAACTTTCTGACCATCAGTCGTCTGTCTTGACTACCACATCTGAAGGCACTAATCCCATTCCTACATCAGTAGCATCATTTCCTGTACATCCAACTCTttcatcttctccaacactaATGCAACTTTTCAACTCCCCTGTTCTTTCATCATCCACCCCAAACTTGTCCCTATCTCCTTTTTCACCATTGGTCCCTTCTAATAATCTAGCTATGCCACCAATGGTTAACAGTCAGGCAGTTCCTGACCGTTCCTTGGCTTATCCTGCTGCCTCTGGAAGACCTACTTTAGGTCCCCCGCTAACACCACCGCCGTCTACCCCAGCACCAAATCAATTGGCACAACCTGGATTCAATGTACTTCCTCAAATGCAGAAACGTGTCTCTAACAATTATATGGGCACTGCAATGCCAGCAGAAGCTGATATATTCTCAATTTCTAGCCAAACTCCTGGAAAACCACTATTGCCACCTCCAACTCCTGCACCCCAG CAAAACTCTTCCGCTCCATTCACCGaagaatttgattttgaaGCCATGAATGAGAAGTTTAAAAAGGATGAAGTATGGGGTGCCCTTGGAAAGTTAGATAAAAGGGATATAGCTGAAACTGAGGAGTCTGCATTTGATCAAAACTTTGGGGTTCGAGAGAGCAATGGCCTCTCAGTGAAGAACAGTGCCACG GCTGCATATAAGAAGGATGATTTCTTTGACATGATATCCTGCAATTCACTATCTCAAGGAGCAAGGACTGGTCAGAACAGATTCTCCGAGAGGATGAAGATGGATGCTGAG ACTTTTGGTAACTTTCGGGTCAGGCCTCCTCATCAAAATTATGGTACCTATGGTGCTGGCCGTGGTCAGAATTACCGCGGTCAGTACAGCTGGGGAAGAGGATATGGCTATGGCGGGAGAGGGAACAGCAGAAACATGCCCTAA
- the LOC116214431 gene encoding protein MODIFYING WALL LIGNIN-1-like, protein MQRSRFSLFLVFGATVVLLGLTSFVACMAAEIKKAKKKDLKLDGKLCYLPGSRAFMYGVIALVCLSAAQIIGNLAICKIIWSREKRSSYGKKNPIAPTVLLVLSWISYGLVILLLTGATSMSRRQGYGKGWLSGECYLVKDGAYIVSGVLVLVTVVFIISSAIITTRGIQNEQPQKI, encoded by the exons ATGCAAAGAAGTCGATTCAGTCTCTTCCTTGTCTTCGGTGCTACCGTCGTCTTGCTCGGCCTTACCTCTTTTGTGGCGTGTATGGCGGCGGAGATTAAAAAAGCAAAG AAGAAAGACCTCAAGTTGGATGGTAAGCTCTGCTATCTGCCTGGAAGCAGGGCATTTATGTACGGGGTGATAGCCTTGGTTTGTCTATCAGCAGCACAAATCATCGGGAATTTGGCAATTTGCAAGATCATTTGGTCGAGGGAAAAGAGAAGCAGTTATGGCAAGAAGAACCCGATCGCTCCAACAGTTCTTTTGGTTTTATCCTG GATCAGCTACGGACTAGTGATTCTATTACTTACTGGAGCCACGAGTATGAGCCGGAGGCAGGGTTATGGGAAAGGATGGCTAAGCGGGGAATGCTACCTTGTGAAAGATGGTGCATATATAGTCTCAGGAGTATTAGTCCTAGTCACAGTAGTTTTCATTATCAGTTCAGCCATTATAACGACTCGCGGAATTCAGAACGAACAGCCTCAGAAGATATAA